One Vespa crabro chromosome 9, iyVesCrab1.2, whole genome shotgun sequence genomic region harbors:
- the LOC124426763 gene encoding uncharacterized protein LOC124426763 isoform X1 produces the protein MIENGGGSIARTFRGERDVKNVDDVTLVGRTAKRRGNVVVALRRRRRRRRRRRRCVCCVSFLVYRRFCVFVGEVIAAHVRVTHLRVAGFSRLLALSSTVRFSNRMAISERKREKERGGVELYTVAMTDPQLTNNNNNNNNNNNNNNDGEPKYLHKKFKKMATTEVTPRVEAKKESTADDKGNTDVQKKREAVKESRDSPKEALKAEASPETETEPAESRKTGYVCPYCKLSCAKPSVLQKHIRAHTNERPYPCVPCGFAFKTKSNLYKHRRSRTHALKMEGGDSSKQVSEDSDISLSDSASNGTGTPPPPPTSTPTTTSSVVKTVKTGKIYKPKFHTALQSINNETETSSFSSTTSSSSNSSVAVTSNNSTVNAAKPNADRLQEHIDKIITDNRAIVDAVDPRLHKLMQRQQSMVEIKQSDQPLNLSSADESSTRKRCYSESFAQEITDREPTSNSEASIIKDLLLKTRGTGDAEATTEIENYVCPSCSIPYTSIDNLETHRRYYCKGPISPRRSDYQLDNEKRESEFESKSSDYYATLQPLPSPGPLLGNTRLVDAYAPPAKKQRSESVPTSLRSLEELSKYPRPNSLQMFGGEVRILDNTGETKTMRIEPRQTNSPTSEQISSNKCVTSETASIVVRSGLHSGGTMVHKPPGTPTSTQSSSISLPNTPKMLAPIIPNISTPNIAPTMSCYNYLEPHLNPLTSITAYNPLTLPQAGITSILHGGKVIPYVPGMPGPHTLTGAPPPPPPPPIDISPGVASGEVGYKVIPGVPGLHMIPQPLDLASPVKIQAPNVPGMPGPGISVGHVSIMGQPLDLASPAKENKLNFKTPSSDGLRSAGGLTSPKVPTVKVDNSTDKYRPSRMSLTSVADLPINELDRHIKHNVPAKHKAIESPREKRELSLVEKSPNVERTYAYSNGIDAPVNSANSYAKHKYSPKSTSENRKRPSTWNIAEMEIGRTQVETLEYGSNLKYDSSPSRENGRIKINVLEGRGKIVESYNTVGETKLKSNPAVLAGAVPPQSHPPPPPPPPPPPPPPPPPTPPVILVNLDSSKSEVPSKTSVELVVKADKSEAKSPKSSDGAKEETSVNKFLRPTSLPLKPGTFTPKKHHGITPTANTLSLISPETPRPKKSYGQLYLNGHAYTYLGLKCSTRVFYCTLNRPQPMYVTQQHGLSMYSNWKICKEAPPDLDLAHYDSRNRPLNYTTACTMREDILTHSSQRPITPTSPDSGLESDIQEKSKRIKIFDGGFESNEDYTYVRGRGRGRYVCEECGIRCKKPSMLKKHIRTHTDVRPYTCRHCAFSFKTKGNLTKHMKSKAHYKKCVELGIAPVPTTVCDENIDKEAIARLAVGGNAEESTSEEEESEGEGEESEESGSEEHEAAQSLLSLSQRNTNRLPGLLPSGRPTTYPYTLTFPSSSVTTNIISTVSSTLSTSDHSTADQETSLIQSEHSHRYYFPSKWTAADELRSSVIQLSKKDDSDIEVEEITDTDSRQQISQPMDLTTKQTTQQPVRSPIPPQRAMPVDILTPVSEPVLLQTIVQTMERLPIQGREWKPNAEGRMLQAYLTERHVMDSKIKQQYRVGNSKIDRTMGGDRDVYPKYQDAGRSRNPENSDIPAVTYTDPTKLQQNAMESKIKHVTKQQSSDDIKMEIREKIYQNNVAMERKVYNFETIHKDKEQHASRDIHENNSRTNVEYGIVMNKNINPIERTNYSSMDISSRSTPGMDRHSPKNFHSDANNRLVSIQYGNNEPPDRTAILKTMNQDVRPANQEMRIPSDIRMQSQSPRNIDLRPPSRELRMPNQDYRVQAQELRLTTQDYKLRGQEIQSLGTEFKQIPTDVRLSQEIVSPGNLEARQVISDNRPPSRDMRMPEYRSEYRSQPQETRRHFEIIQSSTRESPKLQDVSQRPQNIDIKNVDRSDIKHNAEMTKQTIVESIKHTVVARKVVVGGPDFRSPSPTVGNAKPQAEFLQPSTGPAPNYVSYSVTEDGRSVCGICNKVFSKPSQLRLHINIHYFERPFRCESCAVSFRTKGHLTKHERSVSHHNKVSMTSTFGAATTSNPRPFKCTDCKIAFRIHGHLAKHLRSKMHIMKLECLGKLPFGTYAEMERSGINLNDIDTTDCDNSLTSLQILAQRLCEKDPNKMGQWDTEVVQSQPISGGETSSDEGEPISQHPIYSFPVKVTTDAEMSRPYHVPIATEEPKSMVDVHHINSQFNQQKREYGMKENANRSTVSPENNLQSYKCQVCPVSMRNVNELQVHCFVEHNIETESSTNIHGDRGANKCREKENTQKKISAEERVVREDHNRQKIGDT, from the exons ATGATCGAGAATGGTGGGGGAAGTATTGCTAGGACCTTTAGAGGGGAACGGGATGTAAAGAACGTCGACGACGTTACTTTGGTTGGGAGAACCGCCAAGAGAAGGGGAAACGTTGTCGTGGCGttgcgtcgtcgtcgtcgtcgtcgccgtcgtcgccgtcgttgtGTGTGTTGTGTTTCGTTCCTTGTGTATCGTCGGTTTTGTGTGTTCGTTGGTGAAGTGATAGCCGCGCACGTACGCGTGACTCACTTGCGCGTTGCGGGATTCTCCCGCTTACTTGCTCTTAGCAGCACCGTACGATTCTCCAACCGCATGGCTATctcggaaagaaaaagagagaaagagagggggggagtGG AGCTCTATACTGTGGCGATGACAGATCCACAGTTaactaacaacaacaataataacaacaataataacaacaacaataacgatggCGAGCCGAAGTATTTGCACAAGAAGTTTAAGAAGATGGCGACGACGGAGGTTACGCCTCGAGTCGAGGCAAAGAAGGAAAGCACGGCCGATGATAAGGGGAATACCGATGTccagaagaaaagggaagcgGTCAAGGAGAGCAGAGATTCTCCAAAGGAAGCCCTCAAGGCCGAGGCATCTCCTGAGACCGAGACCGAGCCCGCGGAATCGCGAAAAACCGGATACGTTTGCCCTTATTGTAAGCTCTCCTGTGCCAAGCCAAGCGTTTTGCAAAAGCACATTAGGGCTCATACCAACGAGAGACCGTATCCTTGCGTGCCCTGCGGTTTCGCTTTTAAGACCAAGTCGAATCTTTACAAGCATCGGAGATCTCGGACTCACGCTTTGAAAATGGAAGGCGGCGATAGCAGCAAG CAGGTGTCGGAGGACTCGGACATTAGCCTGTCCGACAGTGCCAGTAACGGTACAGGGACTCCACCACCTCCGCCAACGTCAACGCCCACGACGACCTCCTCCGTCGTGAAGACCGTCAAGACTGGAAAAATCTACAAGCCAAAGTTCCACACCGCCCTCCAATCGATAAACAATGAGACGGAAACGTCTTCGTTTTCGTCTACAACGAGCTCTTCCAGTAATTCTTCCGTAGCTGTGACCAGTAATAATAGCACCGTGAACGCTGCGAAACCGAACGCGGATAGGTTGCAGGAAcacatcgataaaattataacggACAATCGTGCGATCGTCGATGCGGTAGATCCTCGTCTTCATAAATTAATGCAACGACAGCAGAGCATGGTCGAGATAAAGCAGTCCGATCAACCCTTGAATCTCTCATCGGCGGACGAATCCTCGACGAGAAAACGTTGTTACAGCGAGAGTTTCGCTCAAGAGATTACGGATCGAGAACCGACGAGCAATAGCGAGGCATCGATCATCAAGGATCTTTTATTGAAGACGCGCGGAACTGGCGACGCAGAGGCTACCACGGAGATCGAGAATTATGTATGTCCGTCGTGCAGTATACCGTACACGAGTATCGACAATCTCGAGACTCATCGACGATATTATTGCAAGGGACCGATCAGCCCTAGGAGATCGGATTATCAGTTGGATAACGAGAAGAGAGAATCCGAGTTCGAGTCGAAGTCTTCCGATTATTATGCTACCTTGCAACCTCTTCCTTCGCCAGGACCTCTGTTGGGTAACACGAGACTCGTTGACGCTTACGCGCCACCCGCGAAAAAACAGCGCTCGGAATCTGTCCCAACTAGTTTGAGATCTCTCGAGGAACTAAGCAAATATCCGAGGCCAAACTCCTTGCAAATGTTCGGGGGGGAGGTTAGGATACTCGACAATACGGGCGAGACGAAGACCATGAGAATCGAGCCACGACAAACTAATTCACCGACGAGCGAACAGATCTCAAGCAACAAGTGCGTCACGTCGGAGACAGCTTCGATCGTGGTAAGATCGGGTCTTCATTCGGGCGGTACTATGGTGCATAAACCGCCTGGCACGCCTACAAGCACACAAAGTTCCTCCATATCTTTGCCAAACACTCCAAAAATGTTGGCCCCCATCATACCAAACATATCAACTCCAAACATAGCACCGACGATGTCCTGCTACAACTACCTGGAACCGCATTTGAATCCATTGACGAGCATAACCGCATACAATCCGTTGACGTTGCCTCAAGCGGGTATAACGAGTATTCTTCACGGTGGTAAGGTTATACCTTACGTACCTGGTATGCCAGGACCACATACCTTGACCGGTGCACCACCCCCACCGCCCCCGCCACCTATAGATATATCACCTGGTGTGGCGTCCGGTGAGGTTGGATACAAAGTCATACCAGGTGTGCCGGGTCTGCACATGATACCCCAACCTTTGGATCTTGCAAGTCCGGTCAAAATTCAGGCGCCCAACGTACCTGGAATGCCGGGACCTGGAATATCCGTTGGACACGTCTCTATAATGGGCCAGCCATTGGATCTAGCTAGTCCCGCGAAGGAGAACAAGCTTAACTTCAAAACTCCTAGCAGCGACGGTTTGAGAAGCGCCGGTGGCTTAACGAGTCCCAAAGTTCCTACCGTCAAGGTCGATAATTCTACGGACAAATATCGACCAAGTAGGATGTCTCTCACATCTGTCGCCGATCTGCCAATAAACGAACTCGATCGTCATATCAAACACAACGTTCCTGCGAAACATAAAGCCATAGAGAGCCcccgagaaaagagagagttgTCTCTTGTCGAGAAAAGTCCCAACGTCGAAAGAACTTACGCTTATTCTAACGGCATCGACGCACCTGTTAATTCCGCAAATTCGTATGCCAAGCACAAATATTCACCTAAATCGACTTCGGAGAACAGGAAGAGGCCCTCTACTTGGAACATTGCCGAGATGGAAATCGGCAGAACGCAGGTCGAAACTTTAGAGTACGGCTCGAATTTGAAATACGATTCTTCGCCCTCTCGTGAAAATGGTCGTATCAAAATTAACGTTCTCGAAGGTAGAGGAAAGATAGTCGAAAGTTATAATACCGTCGGTGAAACCAAATTAAAATCTAATCCTGCAGTATTAGCGGGAGCAGTACCGCCGCAGTCACACCCGCCCCctccaccgccgccgccgccacctcctccaccgccaccaccgccAACACCACCAGTGATACTTGTGAATTTAGATTCATCCAAGTCAGAAGTGCCAAGTAAAACTTCCGTAGAATTAGTTGTTAAAGCGGATAAGTCTGAAGCTAAGTCGCCGAAAAGTAGCGACGGTGCTAAAGAAGAGACCAGTGTTAATAAGTTTTTAAGACCCACTTCTTTACCTTTAAAACCTGGTACGTTTACGCCAAAAAAACATCACGGAATTACGCCAACGGCAAATACCCTATCCCTTATAAGCCCGGAAACTCCTAGGCCCAAAAAATCCTACGGACAACTTTATTTAAATGGACACGCCTATACATATCTAGGTTTGAAGTGTTCAACGAGAGTATTTTATTGTACCCTAAACAGACCGCAGCCCATGTACGTTACGCAACAGCACGGTCTGTCTATGTATTCCAATTGGAAGATTTGTAAAGAAGCTCCGCCAGATTTGGATCTGGCGCATTACGATTCTAGAAACAGACCTCTTAATTATACCACCGCTTGTACCATGCGAGAAGATATATTGACGCATTCTTCGCAGAGGCCTATCACTCCAACCAGTCCGGATAGTGGGTTAGAAAGTGATATACAAGAAAAATCCaagagaattaaaattttcgacGGCGGTTTTGAAAGTAACGAGGATTACACGTACGTTAGGGGTCGTG GTCGCGGTCGATATGTCTGCGAAGAATGTGGCATTCGTTGTAAGAAACCGTCGATGCTGAAGAAACATATCAGAACTCATACGGACGTACGGCCATACACCTGCAGGCACTGTGCCTTTAG CTTCAAGACCAAAGGCAATCTCACGAAACACATGAAGTCAAAAgcacattataaaaaatgtgtCGAGCTTGGAATTGCTCCGGTACCAACTACAGTTTGCGACGAGAATATCGACAAAGAGGCTATTGCGCGATTGGCCGTCGGTGGAAATGCCGAAGAATCTACTtcggaggaggaagagagcgaaggtgaaggagaagaaagcgAAGAATCTGGGAGCGAAGAGCACGAAGCGGCACAAAGTTTGCTAAGTCTGTCGCAACGTAACACTAATAGATTACCAGGATTATTGCCTTCGGGTCGGCCAACGACATATCCTTATACTTTGACTTTTCCATCGAGCTCCGTTACAACGAATATCATATCAACCGTTTCCAGCACCTTATCTACCAGCGATCATAGTACGGCCGATCAAGAAACTAGCCTCATTCAGAGCGAACACtcgcatcgttattatttccctTCGAAATGGACAGCCGCGGATGAGTTAAGAAGTAGCGTTATACAATTATCGAAGAAGGATGATTCGGATATCGAGGTAGAAGAGATAACTGATACGGATTCGCGCCAACAGATATCCCAACCGATGGATCTTACGACTAAGCAAACTACGCAACAGCCTGTACGATCCCCAATACCACCACAAAGAGCAATGCCTGTTGACATCTTGACACCGGTATCAGAACCAGTTCTATTACAAACGATAGTGCAGACAATGGAACGATTACCTATACAAGGTAGAGAATGGAAGCCTAATGCAGAGGGACGTATGCTTCAAGCATATCTTACCGAGAGACACGTCATGGACagtaaaataaaacaacaatatcgcGTGGGAAATTCGAAAATCGATAGAACTATGGGAGGAGATAGAGACGTTTATCCTAAATATCAAGATGCTGGGAGATCTAGAAATCCGGAAAACAGTGACATTCCTGCGGTAACGTATACGGATCCAACGAAATTGCAACAGAACGCAATGGAATCGAAGATCAAACACGTGACGAAGCAACAATCGTCGGACGATATTAAAATGGAAATTCGAGAGaagatttatcaaaataatgtaGCAATGGAAAGAAAAGTCTATAATTTCGAAACGATTCACAAAGATAAGGAACAGCATGCGAGTCGCGATATTCATGAAAACAATTCCAGAACCAATGTCGAATATGGCATCGTaatgaataagaatattaatccGATCGAAAGGACAAATTATTCTTCTATGGATATATCATCCCGTAGTACACCTGGTATGGATCGTCACTCACCAAAAAATTTCCATTCGGATGCTAACAATCGACTCGTTTCTATCCAATACGGTAACAACGAGCCACCCGATAGAACAGCCATACTTAAAACTATGAATCAAGACGTTAGACCGGCTAATCAAGAAATGCGCATACCTTCGGACATTAGAATGCAAAGTCAAAGTCCACGAAATATAGACCTTCGGCCACCTAGCAGAGAATTAAGAATGCCCAATCAAGATTATCGTGTGCAAGCTCAAGAGTTACGTTTAACTACTCAAGATTACAAATTACGCGGTCAAGAGATACAATCGCTTGGAACGGAATTTAAACAGATACCAACGGATGTACGTTTGAGTCAAGAAATCGTGTCACCGGGGAACCTAGAGGCAAGACAAGTTATCTCAGACAATAGACCACCCAGTAGAGATATGCGCATGCCGGAATATAGATCAGAATATAGATCTCAACCGCAAGAAACAAGACgtcattttgaaataatacaatCGTCTACGCGCGAGTCCCCGAAGTTGCAGGATGTATCTCAAAGACcacaaaatatagatataaaaaatgtagatCGTTCCGATATCAAGCATAATGCAGAAATGACGAAACAGACCATAGTGGAAAGTATTAAACACACGGTAGTAGCTCGAAAGGTGGTCGTCGGTGGTCCAGATTTCAGGTCGCCCTCTCCAACGGTAGGAAATGCTAAACCTCAAGCCGAGTTCTTACAACCATCGACCGGACCGGCGCCAAATTATGTGAG TTACAGTGTAACGGAAGACGGCCGAAGCGTATGCGGAATTTGTAACAAGGTGTTCAGCAAACCTAGTCAGTTACGATTGCATatcaatattcattatttcgaaAGACCATTTCGATGTGAGAGTTGTGCGGTCTCCTTTAGGACAAAGGGCCACTTGACGAAACACGAAAGATCGGTTTCACATCACAATAAG GTCAGTATGACGTCTACCTTCGGAGCTGCCACTACTAGCAATCCTAGACCCTTCAAATGTACAGATTGCAAAATCGCCTTCAGAATACACGGTCATTTGGCTAAACATTTGCGTAGTAAAATGCATATTATGAAATTGGAATGTTTGGGTAAATTACCATTTGGTACGTATGCTGAAATGGAAAGATCCGGTATCAATCTAAATGATATCGACACCACGGACTGTGATAATAGTCTTACTAGTCTTCAG ATTTTGGCACAAAGACTTTGCGAAAAGGATCCAAATAAAATGGGTCAATGGGATACAGAGGTAGTTCAAAGTCAACCTATTAGCGGTGGTGAAACGTCTTCCGACGAAGGTGAACCTATATCTCAACATCCAATTTATTCGTTTCCCGTGAAAGTGACAACGGATGCGGAAATGTCTCGACCATATCATGTGCCAATAGCAACTGAAGAACCTAAATCTATGGTGGACGTTCATCATATTAATTCGCAATTCAATCAACAGAAACGGGAATATGGTATGAAGGAAAACGCAAACCGATCGACAGTTTCAccagaaaataatttacaatcaTATAAGTGCCAAGTCTGTCCAGTGTCTATGCGTAATGTAAATGAATTGCAAGTGCACTGTTTTGTTGAACATAATATTGAAACGGAGTCTAGTACAAATATTCACGGGGATAGAGGTGCGAATAAATgtagggaaaaagagaatactCAGAAGAAAATTTCTGCGGAGGAACGTGTTGTTAGAGAAGATCACAATCGACAAAAGATAGGAGATACATAG